From a region of the Oncorhynchus keta strain PuntledgeMale-10-30-2019 chromosome 13, Oket_V2, whole genome shotgun sequence genome:
- the LOC118392029 gene encoding uncharacterized protein LOC118392029, with amino-acid sequence MMVRHLFLFYINLVCAFTKLNVIQPTPVMVTELGDTVTLTCFRPNVSVTSFDWFKQSVGQKPLHMASSPYIGQDSFYSNNFIKDFTETKRLGVRRGLYTCNLTISKTEPGDSATYYCSTRVIYELTIGEGTVLIVKDSESNSMSVLQQPVSESVQPGDSVTLNCTIHTETCAGEHSVYWFRHGSGESLPGIIYTHGNRSDQCVKSTEAGSPTQRCVYNLPKRNLSLSDDGTYYCAVASCGEILFGDGTKLDLQVPEHHPPFHLTPTVLSLVVSNIVLGIVTLLLVWALCKTQNRDSRGRTDVPTSQGNQNQDSDVLNYAAVGFTPKKKSSSRTVREKTSREDAVYSDVRYLQQQ; translated from the exons ATGATGGTCAGACACTTATTTTTGTTTTACATCAATTTGG TTTGTGCTTTTACCAAACTAAACGTAATCCAACCAACCCCTGTGATGGTTACTGAGCTGGGAGACACTGTGACTCTCACTTGCTTTCGTCCAAATGTGTCAGTGACCAGTTTTGATTGGTTCAAGCAGAGTGTTGGACAGAAACCCCTTCACATGGCGTCATCACCATATATTGGCCAAGATAGTTTTTATTCCAACAATTTTATCAAGGACTTTACTGAGACCAAGCGTTTGGGTGTGAGGAGAGGACTCTACACCTGTAACCTGACCATTTCCAAGACAGAGCCAGGGGACTCAGCTACATACTATTGTTCCACTAGAGTCATCTATGAGCTCACTATTGGAGAGGGAACTGTTTTAATTGTCAAAG ACTCAGAGTCCAACAGCATGTCTGTGCTCCAGCAGCCTGTGTCTGAGTCAGTCCAACCAGGAGACTCTGTGACTCTGAACTGTACAATACACACTGAGACCTGTGCAGGAGAACACAGTGTCTATTGGTTCAGACATGGCTCAGGAGAATCCCTTCCAGGAATCATTTACACCCATGGAAACAGGAGTGATCAGTGTGTGAAGAGCACTGAGGCTGGGTCTCCTACACAGAGATGTGTCTACAACCTCCCCAAGAGGAACCTCAGCCTCTCTGATGATGGGACTTACTACTGTGCTGTGGCTTCATGTGGGGAGATACTGTTTGGAGACGGGACCAAGCTGGACCTTCAAG TTCCTGAGCATCATCCTCCATTTCATCTGACTCCTACTGTTCTGTCATTGGTCGTCTCCAACATCGTTCTGGGGATAGTGACCCTTCTACTGGTCTGGGCGCTGTGCAAGACtcagaacagagacagcagag GGAGGACTGATGTCCCAACGTCCCAGGGCAATCAG AATCAAGACAGTGACGTGTTGAACTATGCAGCTGTCGGTTTCACCCCCAAGAAGAAGTCCTCCTCTAGAACAGTGAGAGAGAAGACCAGCAGAGAGGATGCAGTGTACTCTGATGTCAGATACCTTCAGCAGCAGTGA